One Pirellulales bacterium DNA window includes the following coding sequences:
- a CDS encoding DUF4926 domain-containing protein yields MIRELDTVALTDDIPEHGLMRGDIGTVVLLHSERGYEVEFVSLAGETLAVVSLRPEQIRSVGPREIAQARPVEATPT; encoded by the coding sequence ATGATTAGAGAACTCGACACGGTTGCATTGACCGATGACATCCCGGAGCATGGACTAATGCGGGGCGACATCGGAACCGTGGTGTTGCTCCACAGCGAACGCGGATACGAGGTGGAATTCGTAAGTCTTGCTGGCGAGACATTGGCGGTCGTGTCGTTGCGGCCCGAGCAGATTCGATCGGTTGGCCCGCGCGAGATTGCTCAGGCGCGTCCCGTCGAGGCGACACCGACTTAG
- the hemG gene encoding protoporphyrinogen oxidase — translation MFVTPRGGLSSIVVAITSSLPAGTVRLNTSIERITRETNRWRVTASLPLPLGEGRGEGQCERPLPAAPHPNPLPEGEGTANSQRATELEFDGLIVAAPAPIASRLLADVDGELATELSAIEYAGAVVVSMAFDRRQIRQPLDGFGFVVPAIERRRILSASFPSVKFPGRAPVGKALIRTFVGGACQRELVDLSDAVLERIVTEELRDLLGITGQPLWAMIARWSQSMPQYHLGHLDRVARIEAQASALPGLALAGNAYRGVGIPHAIRSGEEAAERTLGHA, via the coding sequence TTGTTCGTCACGCCGCGCGGCGGGCTTTCCAGCATCGTAGTGGCCATCACTTCCAGCTTGCCTGCCGGGACCGTGCGGTTGAACACGTCCATCGAGCGCATCACGCGCGAGACAAACCGCTGGCGCGTGACCGCAAGTCTCCCTCTCCCTCTGGGAGAGGGCCGGGGTGAGGGGCAGTGCGAAAGACCGTTGCCAGCCGCCCCTCACCCTAACCCTCTCCCAGAGGGAGAGGGAACGGCGAACTCGCAGCGCGCGACCGAGCTGGAATTCGACGGCCTTATCGTAGCCGCGCCAGCCCCGATCGCTAGCCGCCTGCTCGCCGACGTCGATGGCGAACTCGCCACCGAACTCTCGGCCATCGAATACGCCGGGGCGGTCGTGGTCTCGATGGCCTTCGACCGCCGGCAGATTCGGCAACCGCTCGATGGCTTCGGCTTCGTCGTCCCGGCGATCGAGCGGCGACGGATTCTCTCGGCCAGCTTTCCGAGCGTGAAATTCCCCGGCCGCGCCCCGGTCGGCAAAGCGCTGATCCGCACCTTCGTCGGCGGAGCATGCCAGCGTGAATTGGTCGATCTCTCAGACGCCGTTCTCGAGCGCATCGTCACCGAAGAGCTTCGCGACTTGCTCGGCATCACCGGCCAGCCGCTCTGGGCCATGATCGCCCGCTGGTCGCAATCGATGCCCCAATACCACCTCGGCCATCTCGACCGCGTGGCCCGCATCGAAGCCCAAGCCAGCGCGCTCCCAGGCCTCGCGCTAGCCGGCAACGCCTACCGCGGCGTCGGCATCCCGCATGCGATCCGAAGCGGCGAAGAAGCGGCGGAACGAACCCTGGGGCACGCGTAA
- the hemG gene encoding protoporphyrinogen oxidase: MSSIAPPRRIAVIGGGIAGLAAAHRLLELDPSVRVTLFEASGRLGGSLHTVSRDGFLIEQGADSFITNVPWGVDLCRRIGLADELIGTNPEGRRAFVVRRGRLRPVPDGFMLMAPSRIWPVLTTPILSPLGKLRLAWEFFIPRRSGDGDESLASFVRRRLGREAFERLVQPLVAGIYTADPEKLSLAGTVPRFQEMERQHGGLIRAAMRGKSAQSDGPINHAVDQEPASGA; the protein is encoded by the coding sequence ATGTCTTCAATCGCCCCCCCTCGACGAATCGCCGTGATCGGCGGCGGCATCGCCGGGCTGGCGGCGGCGCATCGGCTTCTCGAACTCGATCCGTCGGTTCGCGTCACGCTGTTCGAAGCCAGCGGCCGGTTGGGTGGATCGCTGCACACTGTGAGCCGCGACGGTTTTCTCATCGAGCAAGGGGCCGACAGTTTCATCACCAATGTGCCCTGGGGCGTCGATCTCTGCCGACGGATCGGGCTCGCTGACGAGCTGATCGGCACGAATCCAGAGGGACGGCGGGCGTTCGTTGTCCGGCGTGGCCGGCTCCGCCCTGTGCCGGATGGATTCATGTTGATGGCGCCGAGCCGGATTTGGCCGGTGCTGACGACGCCCATCTTGAGCCCGCTCGGCAAGCTGCGGCTGGCATGGGAGTTTTTCATCCCGCGGCGCTCCGGCGATGGCGACGAAAGTTTGGCGAGCTTCGTCCGGCGGCGATTGGGGCGCGAAGCCTTCGAGCGGCTTGTGCAACCGCTCGTGGCCGGCATCTACACGGCCGATCCGGAAAAACTCAGCCTCGCGGGAACGGTGCCGCGATTCCAGGAGATGGAGCGACAGCACGGCGGGCTAATCCGCGCGGCCATGCGCGGGAAATCGGCGCAGTCCGACGGCCCGATCAATCATGCCGTCGATCAAGAACCGGCCAGCGGTGCGTGA
- the uvrA gene encoding excinuclease ABC subunit UvrA yields MPASDIVIKGAREHNLRDIQLALPRNKLICLTGVSGSGKSSLAFDTLYAEGQRRYVESLSSFARQFLGQMPKPDVDFISGLSPSISISQKTSGQNPRSTVGTITEIYDYLRVLYARTGQGHCPNCSRPITAQSREQIIERIMSLPAETQFLVLAPLIRAQKGEYRDLFEDLIKQGFARARVDGRVVQLSDDLRLDRQMRHNIEVVVDRLTAGDSIRPRLAEAVELALRLGEGNLIVAVNSGRGADGTSASDEKQPKAEFLPLPFGEDQGEGESSLASPRPNPLPEGEGTDSRRRGPRSKAANPGDIVLSAHYACTHCGLSFESPSPQLFSFNSPQGMCRECDGLGEIYGFDVAQLIPNTARSFKDGCIELVGPWRDMGRWRRHIYQGVADTVERVHAVESGTMLETPWETLPADLQKLWLWGTGNEHITFTWRSGAHGHKYGGRFEGIIPHLLSRYRTTNSRIQRRQLEKYMSVVRCGACGGARLGPQGRSVTLATGHSRFADRPKRSLPDVCALSVADAGEFFSALQLDATGQKIAAELLKEIRGRLGFLVNVGLEYLTLDRTAPTLSGGESQRIRLAGQIGCGLVGVLYILDEPSIGLHPRDNQKLLDTLTQLRDKGNTVIVVEHDEDTMRAADTIVDFGPGPGVRGGELVAQGPAATIAKTTRSITGKYLSGKLRIEVPGKRRLGPHSSPLTPRPSSLLRIIGARHNNLQGIDVEIPLGAVVCVTGVSGSGKSSLVNDILVEALRRDLNGGVGAPGHHERIEGINHLDKLIAIDQSPIGRTPRSNPATYIKVFDDIRNLYAKLSESKTRGYKPGRFSFNVSGGRCEACEGNGSNRLEMDFLADVWVTCPVCEGHRFNRETLQVRFKGQNIADVLEMDIQQALAHFENVPDVRHKLQTLHDVGLDYLKLGQPSPTLSGGEAQRIKLARELVKKSTGRTLYLLDEPTTGLHFADIQMLLKVLHDFVDAGNTVLVVEHNLDVIKTADWIIDLGPEGGSGGGRIVAVGTPEELAANPDSYTGRALAPHLDPSARILAVTAAAKAARRGKALGGKSKGNGQARAIVVRGARQHNLKGIDVEIPRDQMTVCCGLSGSGKSSLAMDTIYAEGQRRYVESLSSYARQFVGQMQKPKLDHIEGLSPAIAIEQKHMGHTPRSTVGTVTEIYDYLRVLMARLGEPYCPACDIPIGTQSADEIIAKIMAEPPGTKLYLMAPLEIHVGENYESLWDEIRAGGYPRIRIDRQTYSVDEPPTIDRRRRHLIEVVIDRVAVRPDIRSRIAGSIETALALGKGMLHAAYPSDDMPEAKWRTEIHSQHFACDRCGRSFEPLTPHSFSFNSPLGWCPTCEGLGVQSGANPAALIHDPKLTLAEGAVGIWPAVDQPMFAAMLAALSSKLGIPTDVPFEQLSARQRRTILHGSGEEWIDVSVGHAVRAELPLHLGEGRGEGRRQNALAASPHPNPLPKGEGTITRQPLPLCFRFQYKGLYPALEEAARLSPAMRGKLDHLIDQVECSTCDGSRLRDDAAAVRLRGRTSDEICRLPLGQLSAELDRWELTDREKKIAGDLIREIRTRVQFLVDVGLEYLSLARPAPTLSGGESQRIRLASQVGSGLCGVLYVLDEPTIGLHPRDNRRLLGALEKLRDLGNTLLVVEHDREVVKSADQLLDFGPGAGEFGGQIVARGTPAQVAKSRTSVTGSYLSGKKAIPIPTNRRMGSVGHAVRAKPSRAKAVTHSVPYDSPPDPPGGGWLEIIGARHNNLRNIDVRIPLGTLTAVTGVSGSGKSSLIEDVLYNSLARTLHRARLMPAPHDTIRGIEHVNKVIRVDQQPLGNTPTSNPATYTGVFDLIRELYAQLPEAKIRGYMPRRFSFNAPGGRCEACEGNGQKRIEMHFLPDVWVECDVCRGQRYNPETLAVRYHGQSIAEVLDMSCGRAVKLFENIPRIRKILQTLCDVGLDYLTLGQPAPTLSGGEAQRVKLAAELSRPDTGRTLFLLDEPTTGLHFDDVAKLLDVLNRLVDLGNTVVVIEHNLDVIKTADWVIDMGPEAGEGGGFVVGVGTPEQVATNAAQVRSTKYEVRKKGGTGQRSRPVPDGGNSPAQSAIGGIHRSHTAEALAPMLAAGPHVERKPHDFAAAQTRRAEDVEIHEVGKAVRMPWEVDGRRWHTHDRVGRTGEPCRWDGEVLARVVDRIHELGEFSETDWNSRGVVEIRATKKSDGWFFHAITGEQWLLKLKFRVARATFKRENLIERIALTPLNDLEHLPVYGNDPRVKCKNLRGPFQEVEIRVHSLAEMDHPEFWKFLAEAVAGFQKFTHRVEQKPEDLMPWKVLGRKWHFSRKGFPPGKRVHWEAEVLEELCELLSSAAPAGQFLWNNQQLVHMFVPGQREPWASIHTKRLASVDLQLNGPKGRFALGRLTDLGTERNLDATRPDFDFIQISFRAVDDLHRGNLTAFLQEHLATIGSSNGEAKNTRRLARAF; encoded by the coding sequence ATGCCTGCCTCGGACATCGTCATCAAAGGCGCCCGCGAGCATAATCTGCGGGATATTCAGCTTGCACTGCCGCGGAACAAGCTGATTTGCTTGACCGGGGTGAGCGGGTCGGGGAAGAGTTCTCTAGCATTTGACACGCTGTACGCCGAAGGGCAGCGGCGCTACGTCGAGAGCCTCTCCAGCTTCGCCCGGCAATTCTTGGGGCAGATGCCGAAGCCGGACGTCGATTTCATCTCCGGGCTCAGCCCGTCGATTTCGATCTCGCAGAAGACATCCGGCCAAAACCCGCGATCAACGGTCGGGACAATCACCGAGATTTACGATTATCTCCGCGTGCTCTACGCCCGCACCGGCCAAGGGCATTGCCCGAATTGTTCGCGGCCGATCACCGCCCAGAGCCGCGAGCAGATCATCGAGCGGATCATGTCGCTTCCGGCGGAGACGCAGTTCCTCGTGCTCGCGCCGCTGATTCGAGCGCAGAAGGGGGAATATCGCGACCTGTTCGAAGACTTGATCAAGCAGGGTTTCGCGCGGGCGCGAGTCGATGGCCGGGTAGTGCAGCTCAGCGATGATCTACGGCTCGACCGGCAGATGCGGCACAATATCGAGGTGGTCGTCGATCGGCTCACTGCCGGCGACTCAATCCGACCCCGATTGGCGGAGGCGGTCGAGTTGGCGCTGCGATTGGGGGAAGGGAATCTGATCGTCGCCGTGAATTCTGGCAGGGGCGCGGACGGAACGTCGGCTTCGGACGAAAAGCAGCCGAAGGCCGAGTTTCTCCCTCTCCCTTTTGGAGAGGACCAGGGTGAGGGTGAATCGTCTCTGGCTTCCCCTCGCCCTAACCCTCTCCCAGAGGGAGAGGGGACCGACTCTCGCCGACGCGGGCCGAGAAGCAAGGCAGCGAACCCAGGCGACATTGTCCTCTCGGCCCATTACGCCTGCACGCATTGCGGTCTGAGCTTTGAAAGCCCCAGCCCGCAGTTGTTCAGCTTTAACAGCCCGCAGGGAATGTGTCGCGAGTGCGACGGGTTGGGGGAAATCTACGGCTTCGATGTCGCGCAGCTCATTCCGAACACGGCGCGATCGTTCAAGGACGGCTGCATCGAGTTGGTCGGCCCATGGCGCGACATGGGGCGCTGGCGGCGGCACATTTATCAAGGCGTGGCCGACACAGTCGAGCGAGTCCACGCCGTCGAATCCGGCACGATGCTCGAAACGCCTTGGGAGACGCTGCCGGCGGATCTGCAAAAACTCTGGCTCTGGGGCACCGGCAACGAGCACATCACGTTCACTTGGCGCAGCGGCGCGCATGGCCACAAATACGGCGGCCGATTCGAGGGGATCATCCCGCACCTGCTCTCGCGCTACCGCACCACGAACAGCCGCATCCAACGCCGGCAGTTGGAAAAATACATGAGCGTCGTCCGCTGTGGGGCGTGCGGCGGGGCCCGGTTGGGGCCGCAAGGCCGCTCCGTCACACTCGCGACAGGGCATTCAAGATTCGCCGATCGACCCAAGCGATCCTTGCCTGACGTTTGTGCCTTGTCGGTTGCTGACGCGGGTGAGTTTTTCAGCGCCCTGCAACTCGATGCGACCGGCCAGAAGATCGCCGCCGAATTACTCAAGGAAATCCGCGGACGGCTCGGCTTTCTTGTCAACGTGGGTCTCGAATACCTGACGCTCGATCGCACCGCTCCGACGCTTTCCGGCGGCGAATCGCAGCGGATTCGGTTGGCGGGGCAGATCGGTTGCGGGCTGGTCGGAGTGCTTTACATCCTCGACGAGCCGTCAATCGGGCTGCACCCGCGCGACAATCAAAAGCTACTCGACACGCTTACGCAACTCCGCGACAAGGGGAACACGGTCATCGTGGTCGAGCACGACGAAGACACGATGCGGGCGGCCGACACGATCGTCGATTTCGGCCCCGGCCCCGGCGTCCGCGGCGGAGAACTCGTGGCCCAAGGCCCCGCCGCGACGATCGCCAAGACAACGAGGAGCATCACGGGCAAGTATCTTTCCGGGAAGCTCAGGATTGAAGTGCCGGGCAAGCGGCGATTGGGGCCTCATTCCTCACCTCTCACCCCTCGCCCTTCGTCCCTCTTGAGAATCATCGGCGCGCGGCACAACAATCTCCAAGGGATCGACGTCGAGATCCCACTCGGCGCCGTCGTCTGCGTCACCGGCGTTTCCGGCTCGGGCAAAAGTTCGCTGGTGAACGATATCCTCGTCGAAGCGCTCCGCCGCGATTTGAATGGCGGCGTCGGCGCCCCCGGCCACCACGAGCGGATCGAAGGGATCAATCATCTCGACAAGCTGATCGCCATCGATCAATCGCCGATCGGCCGCACGCCGCGATCCAATCCGGCGACTTACATCAAGGTGTTCGACGACATCCGCAATCTATACGCGAAGCTATCCGAATCGAAGACTCGCGGCTACAAGCCGGGGCGGTTTAGCTTCAACGTGAGCGGCGGGCGATGCGAGGCCTGCGAGGGAAACGGTTCGAATCGGCTTGAAATGGACTTCCTGGCCGATGTGTGGGTCACCTGCCCGGTCTGCGAAGGGCACCGTTTCAATCGCGAAACGCTCCAGGTGCGGTTCAAGGGGCAGAACATCGCCGACGTGCTGGAGATGGACATCCAGCAAGCTCTGGCACATTTCGAGAATGTCCCCGACGTGCGGCACAAGTTGCAAACGCTGCACGACGTGGGGTTGGATTATCTCAAACTTGGCCAGCCCTCGCCGACGCTCTCCGGCGGCGAGGCGCAGCGGATCAAGCTGGCCCGCGAGCTGGTCAAGAAGAGCACCGGCCGCACGCTCTACCTGCTCGACGAGCCGACGACGGGACTGCACTTCGCCGACATCCAAATGCTGCTCAAAGTGCTGCACGATTTCGTCGACGCGGGGAACACGGTGCTCGTGGTCGAGCACAATCTGGATGTGATCAAGACGGCCGATTGGATCATCGACCTCGGCCCCGAGGGAGGCAGCGGCGGCGGGCGCATCGTCGCCGTCGGCACGCCCGAGGAACTGGCCGCCAATCCCGATTCGTACACCGGACGGGCACTCGCGCCGCATCTCGATCCCTCAGCGCGAATACTGGCCGTGACCGCGGCGGCTAAGGCGGCGCGGCGCGGCAAAGCGCTCGGCGGCAAGTCCAAGGGCAACGGCCAAGCCCGCGCGATCGTCGTTCGCGGCGCGCGGCAGCACAATCTCAAGGGAATCGACGTCGAAATCCCGCGCGATCAGATGACCGTCTGCTGCGGGTTGAGCGGTTCGGGCAAGAGTTCGCTGGCGATGGACACAATCTATGCCGAGGGGCAGCGGCGGTACGTCGAGAGCTTGAGTTCGTACGCTCGGCAGTTCGTCGGTCAGATGCAGAAGCCGAAGCTCGATCATATCGAAGGATTATCGCCCGCAATCGCCATCGAGCAGAAACACATGGGGCACACGCCGCGCTCGACCGTCGGCACGGTCACAGAGATTTACGATTATCTGCGGGTGCTGATGGCTCGGCTCGGCGAGCCGTATTGCCCCGCCTGCGACATCCCGATCGGCACGCAATCGGCCGACGAGATCATCGCGAAGATCATGGCCGAGCCGCCGGGGACAAAGCTCTATCTGATGGCTCCGCTTGAAATTCACGTCGGCGAGAATTACGAATCGCTGTGGGACGAGATTCGCGCCGGCGGTTATCCGAGGATACGGATCGATCGCCAGACCTATTCGGTCGATGAGCCGCCGACCATCGATCGCCGGCGCAGACACTTGATTGAAGTGGTGATTGACCGCGTGGCTGTTCGACCAGACATCCGCTCGCGGATCGCCGGGAGCATCGAAACCGCGCTCGCGCTCGGCAAAGGGATGCTGCACGCTGCCTATCCGTCGGACGACATGCCGGAAGCGAAATGGCGGACCGAGATTCACAGCCAGCATTTCGCGTGCGACCGGTGCGGGCGGAGCTTCGAGCCGCTCACACCGCATAGTTTCTCATTCAACAGTCCGCTGGGCTGGTGCCCGACGTGCGAAGGGCTTGGCGTGCAATCCGGGGCGAATCCTGCCGCCCTGATCCATGATCCCAAGCTGACGCTCGCCGAGGGGGCCGTCGGGATTTGGCCGGCCGTGGATCAGCCAATGTTTGCGGCGATGTTGGCGGCCTTATCGTCCAAGCTCGGCATCCCGACCGACGTGCCGTTCGAGCAACTCTCGGCCCGGCAGCGGCGCACGATCCTGCACGGCAGCGGCGAGGAATGGATCGATGTTTCAGTAGGGCACGCTGTGCGTGCCGAGCTCCCTCTCCATCTGGGAGAGGGCCGGGGTGAGGGGCGTCGGCAAAACGCTCTGGCCGCTTCCCCTCACCCTAACCCTCTCCCAAAGGGAGAGGGGACGATCACGAGGCAGCCATTGCCGCTGTGTTTTCGCTTCCAATACAAAGGCCTGTATCCTGCGCTCGAGGAGGCGGCGCGGCTCTCTCCCGCCATGCGCGGAAAGCTGGATCACCTGATCGATCAAGTGGAATGCTCGACCTGCGACGGCAGCCGGCTGCGCGACGACGCGGCGGCGGTTCGGCTGCGCGGGCGAACGAGCGACGAGATTTGCCGCCTGCCGCTCGGGCAGTTATCGGCCGAACTCGATCGCTGGGAACTTACCGATCGCGAGAAGAAGATTGCCGGCGATTTGATTCGCGAGATTCGCACGCGGGTGCAATTCCTGGTCGATGTCGGCCTTGAATACTTATCACTCGCCCGGCCTGCCCCGACATTGTCCGGCGGCGAATCGCAGCGGATTCGGCTGGCGAGCCAAGTGGGCAGCGGGCTGTGCGGCGTGCTGTACGTGCTCGATGAGCCGACGATTGGCCTGCATCCGCGCGACAATCGCCGCTTGCTCGGCGCTCTCGAAAAGCTCCGCGACCTGGGGAACACGCTGCTCGTGGTCGAGCACGATCGAGAAGTAGTCAAGAGCGCCGATCAGTTGCTCGACTTTGGCCCCGGTGCCGGAGAATTCGGCGGCCAAATCGTCGCCCGGGGCACACCAGCGCAAGTCGCCAAATCAAGGACATCCGTCACCGGGTCGTATCTTTCGGGAAAGAAAGCAATTCCGATCCCGACGAATCGGCGCATGGGTTCCGTAGGGCACGCTGTGCGTGCCAAGCCGTCGCGTGCCAAGGCCGTCACGCACAGCGTGCCCTACGACTCGCCGCCGGATCCTCCCGGCGGCGGCTGGCTCGAAATTATCGGCGCTCGGCACAACAACCTCCGCAACATCGACGTGCGCATTCCCCTCGGCACTCTAACGGCCGTCACCGGCGTGAGCGGCAGCGGAAAAAGCTCGCTGATCGAAGACGTGCTCTATAACTCGCTCGCCCGCACTCTGCATCGCGCCCGCCTCATGCCCGCCCCGCACGACACGATCCGCGGCATCGAGCACGTGAACAAAGTGATCCGAGTGGATCAACAGCCGCTCGGGAATACTCCGACCTCGAACCCAGCAACGTACACCGGCGTGTTCGATTTAATCCGCGAGCTGTACGCTCAGCTTCCCGAGGCGAAGATTCGCGGCTACATGCCGCGGCGGTTCAGCTTCAACGCCCCCGGCGGCCGCTGCGAGGCCTGCGAGGGAAACGGCCAAAAGCGGATCGAGATGCACTTTCTGCCCGACGTGTGGGTCGAGTGCGATGTCTGCCGCGGCCAGCGATACAACCCCGAGACGCTCGCCGTGCGCTACCACGGCCAATCGATCGCCGAGGTGCTCGATATGTCGTGCGGCCGGGCGGTCAAGCTATTCGAAAATATCCCCAGGATTCGCAAGATTCTGCAAACGCTCTGCGACGTTGGGCTGGATTATCTCACGCTCGGCCAGCCGGCGCCGACGTTGAGCGGCGGCGAAGCGCAGCGCGTCAAGCTGGCGGCGGAACTGTCGCGCCCCGACACCGGGCGAACGCTCTTCCTGCTCGACGAGCCGACCACCGGGCTGCACTTCGACGACGTGGCGAAGCTGCTCGACGTGCTCAACCGGCTCGTGGACCTGGGAAATACCGTCGTGGTGATAGAGCACAATTTGGACGTGATCAAGACGGCCGATTGGGTGATCGACATGGGACCGGAGGCGGGCGAGGGAGGAGGGTTCGTTGTCGGAGTGGGCACGCCCGAACAGGTCGCTACGAATGCGGCGCAAGTACGAAGTACGAAGTACGAAGTACGAAAGAAGGGTGGCACTGGCCAGCGAAGTCGGCCAGTGCCGGACGGCGGCAATTCGCCAGCGCAGTCGGCCATTGGCGGCATTCACCGCAGCCATACAGCCGAAGCGCTCGCACCAATGCTGGCGGCTGGTCCGCATGTGGAAAGGAAACCACATGACTTCGCGGCCGCCCAAACGCGACGCGCGGAGGATGTGGAGATTCATGAGGTCGGCAAGGCAGTCAGGATGCCCTGGGAAGTGGATGGCCGGCGCTGGCATACGCACGATCGAGTGGGCCGCACCGGCGAGCCATGTCGCTGGGATGGAGAGGTTTTGGCTCGCGTCGTCGATCGGATTCACGAGCTGGGTGAGTTCAGCGAAACCGATTGGAATAGCCGCGGAGTGGTTGAGATTCGGGCCACGAAGAAATCCGACGGCTGGTTCTTTCATGCCATCACCGGCGAGCAATGGCTGTTGAAGCTGAAGTTCCGCGTTGCCCGCGCCACCTTCAAGCGCGAGAACTTGATCGAGCGGATCGCGCTGACGCCGCTCAACGATCTGGAGCATCTGCCGGTGTACGGCAACGATCCGCGGGTGAAGTGCAAGAACCTTCGCGGGCCGTTTCAGGAGGTCGAAATCCGCGTGCATTCGCTCGCCGAGATGGACCATCCGGAGTTCTGGAAATTCCTCGCCGAGGCGGTGGCCGGTTTTCAGAAATTTACGCATCGCGTCGAGCAGAAGCCGGAGGACCTCATGCCTTGGAAAGTGCTTGGCCGAAAATGGCATTTCTCACGGAAAGGGTTTCCGCCGGGGAAGCGGGTTCACTGGGAGGCGGAGGTGCTCGAGGAGCTGTGCGAACTCCTCTCGTCGGCCGCCCCCGCCGGACAATTCCTTTGGAACAATCAGCAATTGGTCCACATGTTTGTCCCCGGCCAGCGCGAGCCGTGGGCCTCAATTCACACCAAGCGGTTGGCGAGCGTCGATCTGCAACTGAACGGACCGAAGGGACGATTTGCCCTGGGCCGTCTGACCGACTTGGGAACCGAGCGGAACCTGGACGCGACGCGGCCGGATTTCGACTTCATACAGATCAGTTTTCGCGCGGTCGATGATCTTCATCGGGGAAACTTGACGGCATTTCTGCAAGAACATTTGGCAACGATCGGATCGAGCAACGGCGAAGCGAAAAACACGCGGAGATTGGCGCGAGCGTTTTAG
- a CDS encoding type II toxin-antitoxin system HicB family antitoxin, producing the protein MQPSFVLEYWEDDGSFVGRLRGVPGVFSQGETLAELEENIRDAYHLMTADETPAPEGAQTKELAIDG; encoded by the coding sequence ATGCAACCTTCATTCGTCTTGGAATACTGGGAAGACGACGGCTCGTTCGTCGGACGACTGCGCGGCGTTCCGGGAGTATTTAGCCAAGGGGAAACGCTAGCGGAGTTGGAAGAGAACATCCGCGACGCGTATCACCTGATGACGGCCGACGAGACTCCCGCCCCCGAAGGCGCCCAAACGAAAGAACTCGCCATCGACGGATGA
- the lipA gene encoding lipoyl synthase: protein MLADLPIVVRPLEISVTAWPTTGRLPRWLKRNVPKGDGSHFTARLIEELRLETVCESAKCPNRMECWSQKTATFMILGNVCTRPCGFCSVPKGKTEALEADEPDRVAEAAARLGVKHVVITSVTRDDLADGGAEHFYQSVLAVRRRTGATVEVLTPDFLGKPGAIDRVVAAAPEVFNHNTETVPRLYRQVRGRKSDYCWTLELLRIVKRLNPALKTKSGLMLGLGETREELLDTLADLLEAGCDFLTLGQYLQPTPEHLPVVRYVPPEEFDELAAAARSMGFRRVASGPFVRSSYHAREMVECL, encoded by the coding sequence ATGCTCGCCGACTTGCCAATTGTCGTTCGACCGCTTGAAATTAGCGTGACGGCGTGGCCCACGACTGGCCGCTTGCCGCGGTGGCTGAAGCGGAATGTGCCTAAGGGCGACGGCAGTCATTTTACCGCTCGGCTGATCGAGGAACTGCGGCTGGAGACGGTTTGCGAGAGCGCCAAATGTCCGAACCGGATGGAATGCTGGTCGCAAAAGACGGCCACATTCATGATCCTGGGCAATGTCTGCACGCGCCCCTGCGGCTTCTGCTCGGTGCCGAAGGGGAAGACCGAGGCGCTCGAAGCGGACGAGCCGGACCGGGTGGCGGAGGCGGCCGCGCGGCTGGGAGTCAAGCACGTGGTGATCACCTCGGTGACGCGCGATGATCTCGCCGACGGCGGGGCGGAGCATTTCTATCAATCGGTGCTGGCCGTCCGCCGGCGAACCGGCGCGACGGTCGAGGTGCTCACGCCGGACTTCCTCGGCAAGCCGGGCGCGATCGATCGCGTCGTGGCGGCCGCCCCCGAGGTCTTTAACCACAATACGGAAACCGTCCCGCGGCTCTATCGCCAGGTGCGCGGCCGCAAGAGCGACTACTGCTGGACGCTCGAACTGCTGCGCATCGTGAAGCGGCTCAATCCGGCGCTCAAGACCAAGAGCGGCCTGATGCTCGGCCTCGGCGAGACGCGCGAAGAACTTCTCGATACGCTCGCCGATCTGCTCGAGGCCGGTTGCGATTTCCTCACGCTAGGGCAGTATCTTCAGCCAACTCCCGAGCATCTGCCGGTCGTCCGCTACGTGCCGCCGGAGGAGTTCGACGAACTCGCCGCCGCCGCCCGCTCGATGGGATTCCGCCGCGTCGCCAGCGGGCCGTTCGTGAGGTCGAGCTATCATGCGCGGGAGATGGTAGAATGTTTGTGA
- the smpB gene encoding SsrA-binding protein SmpB, with amino-acid sequence MLDTLECGIVLLGSEVKSLRGGRLSLDEAYGRVKEGEVWLMGCDIAEYVQANRLNHQPRRPRKLLMHRREVKKFASQAYEKGLTLVPLKMYFTEGRAKVLMGICRGKKLHDKRESIKAASMKRDIQRAMRRGG; translated from the coding sequence GTGCTCGACACGCTCGAATGCGGCATCGTGCTCTTGGGCAGCGAAGTGAAGAGCCTGCGTGGCGGTCGGCTCTCGCTCGACGAAGCCTATGGCAGAGTGAAAGAAGGCGAGGTCTGGCTCATGGGATGCGACATCGCCGAATACGTCCAGGCGAATCGGCTCAATCACCAGCCGCGCCGCCCGCGGAAGCTCTTGATGCACCGCCGCGAGGTCAAGAAGTTCGCCAGTCAGGCCTATGAAAAAGGGCTGACATTGGTGCCGCTCAAAATGTACTTCACCGAAGGGCGAGCGAAAGTGCTGATGGGCATCTGCCGCGGCAAAAAGCTGCACGACAAGCGCGAGTCGATTAAAGCGGCTTCGATGAAGCGCGACATCCAGCGCGCCATGCGCCGCGGGGGATAG